Proteins encoded within one genomic window of Deinococcus sedimenti:
- the alaS gene encoding alanine--tRNA ligase has translation MTVSLTTAQIREKYLQFFEGKGHLRLPSYSTVAPDPTTLFTVAGMQPFKDQFMGAPAVFDGVASKRVTTAQKCLRIGDIENVGRTLRHCSLLEMLGNFSFGDYFKREALTWAWEFLTSPEWMGLDKSRLYATIYQDDEEAFAIWTEENGLPPERILRFGADENFWPADAPKEGPNGPCGPCSEIFYDRGPKYGDDSWADYAETRESARFLEIWNCVFPQFDRQEPLPDGTPVLRDLPFKNIDTGMGLERIATVVQDVYDFYSNDVFAPIVARVAELSGQAYEGPQSVSHRVVAEHIRSASMVLADGTAFNNTGRGYTLRKIMRRAIRHGYLLGFREPTLFQLVPLVVEGMGGAYPELRDNQVKVEASVKAEEERFLKTLEGGIQRLGGLLSGMERGAVLSGQDAFVLYDTYGFPVDLTLEIAEEYGVSVDEAGYAESLENAQNLARAGSKYGKSELFGGNQEALEGLPRTEFVGYDELSVDADVVALVGAGERLSHLTAGSEATVVLSRTPFYAEGGGEVGDTGRLEWEGGSGVVRDTRKTPQGVFLHDVLVEQGELREGVSVRGVVSGERRATERHHTATHLLHAALRAVLGDGVAQKGSLVAPDRLRFDFSHGSALTAQEIAAVELLVSRWVSANFPVTWQEMPIAEAKAAGATALFGEKYGETVRVVRVGGSVEYAGQPVSSMELCGGAHVRRTGDIGAFVILGDENVAAGVRRIEALAGDAATAWVRERLNAAAKVASLLNTGVDGLEARVSGLQSQLKAAEKDVAAVKRQLAEAQMGGGTGGTAQTRELGGFKVAALKLAGLEGNELRGAADKLLDQSGADMVVVAGEKGLVVKATKDAVRRGAHAGQLIGKLAAAGGGKGGGRPDMAQAGVTDADAALGALDTAF, from the coding sequence ATGACGGTTTCGCTGACGACGGCGCAGATTCGGGAGAAGTACCTGCAGTTCTTCGAGGGGAAGGGGCACCTGCGGTTGCCGAGTTACAGCACGGTCGCGCCGGATCCGACGACGCTGTTCACGGTGGCGGGCATGCAGCCGTTCAAGGATCAGTTCATGGGCGCGCCCGCTGTGTTTGATGGCGTGGCGAGTAAACGGGTCACGACGGCGCAGAAGTGCCTGCGGATCGGGGACATCGAGAATGTGGGGCGTACGCTGCGGCACTGCTCGCTGCTGGAGATGCTGGGGAACTTCTCGTTCGGGGATTACTTCAAGCGGGAGGCGCTGACCTGGGCGTGGGAGTTCCTGACCAGCCCGGAGTGGATGGGGCTGGACAAGTCGCGCCTGTACGCGACCATCTATCAGGATGACGAGGAAGCCTTCGCCATCTGGACGGAGGAGAACGGTCTGCCGCCCGAGCGTATCCTGCGGTTCGGGGCGGATGAGAACTTCTGGCCGGCGGACGCTCCTAAAGAAGGGCCGAACGGGCCGTGCGGGCCGTGCAGTGAGATCTTCTATGATCGCGGCCCGAAGTACGGGGACGACTCCTGGGCGGACTACGCGGAGACGCGTGAGAGTGCCCGTTTCCTGGAAATCTGGAACTGCGTGTTTCCGCAGTTTGACCGGCAGGAGCCTCTGCCGGATGGCACGCCGGTGCTGCGGGATCTGCCGTTCAAGAACATCGATACGGGTATGGGTCTAGAGCGGATTGCGACGGTGGTGCAGGACGTGTACGACTTCTACTCCAACGACGTGTTCGCGCCGATCGTGGCGCGGGTGGCGGAGCTGAGCGGGCAGGCGTACGAGGGCCCGCAGAGCGTGTCTCACCGCGTGGTGGCTGAGCATATTCGGAGTGCGAGCATGGTGCTGGCGGACGGCACAGCTTTTAACAACACGGGGCGGGGGTACACGCTGCGTAAGATCATGCGCCGCGCGATCCGGCATGGGTACCTGCTGGGTTTCCGCGAGCCGACGCTGTTCCAGCTCGTGCCGCTGGTGGTCGAGGGCATGGGCGGCGCGTACCCCGAACTGCGGGACAATCAGGTGAAGGTGGAGGCGTCCGTGAAGGCGGAGGAGGAGCGTTTCCTGAAGACGCTGGAGGGCGGCATTCAGCGTCTGGGTGGGTTGCTGTCGGGCATGGAGCGCGGCGCGGTGTTGTCCGGTCAGGATGCGTTCGTGCTGTACGACACGTACGGTTTCCCGGTGGATCTGACGCTGGAGATCGCTGAGGAGTACGGGGTCAGCGTGGACGAGGCCGGGTACGCGGAGAGCCTGGAGAACGCGCAGAACCTCGCGCGCGCGGGCAGCAAGTACGGCAAGAGTGAACTGTTCGGCGGGAATCAGGAGGCGCTGGAGGGTCTGCCCCGCACGGAGTTCGTCGGCTATGACGAGCTGAGCGTGGACGCGGACGTGGTGGCGCTGGTGGGCGCGGGCGAGCGCCTGAGTCACCTGACGGCCGGGTCGGAGGCGACGGTGGTGCTGTCCCGCACGCCGTTCTACGCCGAGGGTGGCGGTGAGGTGGGCGACACGGGCCGCCTGGAGTGGGAGGGCGGCTCGGGCGTGGTGCGTGACACCCGCAAGACGCCGCAGGGCGTGTTCCTGCATGACGTGCTGGTCGAGCAGGGCGAGCTGCGCGAGGGCGTCAGCGTGCGCGGCGTGGTGTCCGGTGAGCGGCGCGCGACCGAGCGGCATCACACGGCGACGCACCTGCTGCACGCGGCGCTGCGGGCGGTGCTGGGGGACGGCGTGGCGCAGAAGGGGTCGCTGGTCGCCCCGGATCGCCTGCGGTTCGACTTCTCGCACGGCTCGGCCCTGACGGCGCAGGAGATCGCGGCGGTGGAACTGCTCGTGAGCCGCTGGGTGAGTGCGAACTTCCCCGTGACGTGGCAGGAGATGCCCATCGCCGAGGCGAAGGCGGCGGGCGCGACCGCGCTGTTCGGCGAGAAGTACGGCGAGACTGTGCGCGTCGTGCGCGTGGGCGGCAGCGTGGAGTACGCCGGGCAGCCCGTGAGCAGCATGGAACTGTGCGGCGGGGCGCACGTGCGCCGCACCGGGGACATCGGCGCGTTCGTGATCCTCGGGGATGAGAACGTGGCGGCCGGGGTGCGCCGCATCGAGGCGCTCGCCGGGGACGCCGCGACCGCGTGGGTGCGCGAGCGTCTGAACGCCGCCGCGAAGGTCGCCAGCCTCCTGAATACGGGCGTGGACGGCCTGGAAGCCCGCGTGAGCGGCCTCCAGTCGCAGTTGAAAGCCGCCGAGAAGGATGTCGCGGCGGTCAAGCGGCAGCTGGCCGAGGCGCAGATGGGCGGCGGCACGGGGGGCACGGCGCAGACGCGCGAGCTGGGCGGCTTCAAGGTCGCGGCGCTGAAACTCGCGGGTCTGGAAGGCAACGAGCTGCGCGGCGCGGCCGACAAGCTCCTCGACCAGAGCGGCGCGGACATGGTCGTCGTCGCGGGCGAGAAGGGCCTCGTCGTGAAGGCCACGAAGGACGCCGTGAGGCGCGGCGCGCACGCCGGGCAGCTGATCGGGAAGCTCGCCGCGGCGGGTGGCGGCAAGGGCGGCGGCCGCCCCGACATGGCCCAGGCAGGCGTGACCGACGCCGACGCCGCGCTGGGCGCGCTGGACACCGCGTTCTGA
- a CDS encoding CHAP domain-containing protein produces the protein MQSPEESAAGDRNYSKDGSNYEYGLKWQCVEFVRRYYYDRLGVRFAPRSGDAKDYFDNNTPNGGVNSQRRLRQFKIGSTEKPQYQDLIIFGRNPFSSVGHVAIVSSSSDENFTIAQQNVGVKFTDTIGLVHKLVDGKKIYKISQSHRSLNIMGWLRK, from the coding sequence GTGCAATCGCCAGAGGAAAGCGCCGCCGGGGATCGAAATTACTCAAAGGATGGCAGTAATTACGAGTACGGCCTTAAGTGGCAGTGCGTAGAATTTGTCAGGCGCTACTACTATGATAGATTGGGAGTTAGGTTTGCCCCGAGATCAGGTGATGCGAAGGATTATTTCGACAACAATACTCCGAATGGCGGCGTTAATTCCCAAAGAAGACTAAGGCAGTTTAAAATAGGATCCACAGAAAAGCCTCAATATCAAGACTTGATTATATTCGGTCGCAATCCATTTTCCTCAGTGGGTCACGTAGCGATTGTATCAAGCTCATCAGACGAGAATTTTACCATAGCGCAGCAGAATGTAGGTGTAAAGTTTACCGATACAATCGGTCTTGTGCACAAACTGGTTGACGGGAAGAAAATCTATAAGATATCACAATCACATAGATCCTTAAACATCATGGGGTGGTTAAGGAAATGA
- a CDS encoding response regulator, which produces MPRILVVDDDAAILKLVSVILSRAGHEVRTSTHPVEALDLLKVFTPDLVISDVVMPYMTGLEFLEKIRANEQLASLPFMLLSSHAERGDVRRGMNLGADDYLPKPFTPQDLTGAIDARLRRAGLNQQNENQMQAKGLGTAQVIWKGSTVTWVSRKALELFFYLLEHKEVTSWEAAEALWPEKDEARASSLFHTTLHRLRRSLSNESVVSTNRRYALASDLNPEYDVQRFELLAAQAEQGSLGLEELRELVAQYGHYLPGTDSPWADDVRARLEHKQLTLLGVAARAATAAGRDRDAAQFHQRALAIDPMSEHDWQGLAKALDTIGDPRARLAAQREAWWAVDLD; this is translated from the coding sequence ATGCCCCGCATCCTCGTGGTGGATGACGACGCCGCCATCCTCAAGCTTGTCAGCGTGATCCTCTCCCGCGCCGGGCACGAGGTGCGCACCAGCACCCACCCCGTCGAAGCCCTCGACCTCCTGAAAGTCTTCACGCCGGACCTCGTCATCAGCGACGTCGTCATGCCCTACATGACCGGCCTGGAATTCCTGGAGAAAATCCGCGCCAACGAACAACTCGCCAGCCTGCCGTTCATGCTGCTCTCCAGCCACGCCGAACGCGGCGACGTCCGGCGCGGCATGAACCTCGGCGCGGACGACTACCTGCCCAAACCCTTCACGCCCCAGGACCTCACCGGCGCCATTGACGCCCGCCTGCGCCGCGCCGGCCTGAACCAGCAGAACGAAAACCAGATGCAGGCCAAAGGCCTCGGCACCGCCCAGGTCATCTGGAAAGGCAGCACCGTCACCTGGGTCAGCCGCAAAGCCCTCGAACTGTTCTTCTACCTCCTCGAACACAAGGAAGTCACCAGCTGGGAAGCCGCCGAGGCCCTCTGGCCAGAAAAGGACGAAGCGCGCGCCAGCAGCCTCTTCCACACCACCCTCCACCGCCTGCGCCGCAGCTTAAGCAACGAATCCGTCGTCAGCACCAACCGCCGCTACGCCCTCGCCAGCGACCTGAACCCCGAATACGACGTGCAACGCTTCGAACTGCTCGCCGCGCAAGCCGAACAGGGCAGCCTGGGCCTCGAAGAACTCCGCGAACTCGTCGCGCAGTACGGCCACTACCTCCCCGGCACCGACAGCCCCTGGGCTGACGACGTCCGCGCCCGCCTCGAACACAAACAACTCACGCTGCTCGGCGTCGCCGCCCGAGCCGCCACCGCCGCCGGACGCGACCGCGACGCTGCCCAGTTCCACCAGCGCGCCCTGGCCATCGACCCTATGAGCGAGCACGACTGGCAGGGCCTCGCCAAAGCCCTCGACACCATCGGCGACCCCCGCGCCCGCCTCGCCGCGCAACGCGAAGCCTGGTGGGCCGTCGACCTCGACTGA
- a CDS encoding amidohydrolase gives MDTQDLGLDLAVVLARVWTLDDARPEVGAVLVGGGRVLAVGSREEMVALAPGARVLDHRDLLLTPGLAEAHIHLVTYGFSLSQVSLHGARSVAEVQARVAQRVMNTPSGTWIRGGGFLLSELGLNGYPSAALLDEVSPHHPVLLYSRDLHLSWANSAALRLAGIHEGTLDPEGGRIVRPLGCLLEHASGLVARVIPEPTGAEYLAAARAGAADLAARGYVSAHTMAFESPEAPRALQTLAQQGELPLRVWACLPHDRLGHARALGLARTPGGLFQWGGVKFFADGALGSRTAWLHAPGFVDGSGTGMPLDPPELIAEVGREAIELGLTPVTHAIGDRANTEVLNAYDRLRPHAEARGIRLRVEHAQHLRAEDLPRFRGLTASVQPIHLQADGPMIRELMPHLEGLSYAVRSLRDAGAVLAFGSDAPVAPPEYRANFAAAITRVDDSGARLAPEQALTEHDVLWAHTRGPALAAGWDDEGIIRPGARAAFTLWDRLGGNAQALVLEG, from the coding sequence ATGGACACTCAGGATCTGGGGCTGGATTTGGCGGTGGTGCTGGCGCGCGTGTGGACGCTGGATGACGCGCGCCCCGAGGTGGGCGCGGTGCTGGTGGGCGGCGGGCGGGTGCTGGCGGTGGGCTCGCGGGAGGAGATGGTGGCGCTGGCGCCGGGCGCGCGGGTGCTGGATCACCGGGATCTGCTGCTGACGCCGGGTCTGGCGGAGGCGCACATTCATCTCGTGACGTACGGGTTCTCGCTGTCGCAGGTGAGTCTGCACGGGGCGCGGAGTGTCGCGGAGGTGCAGGCGCGCGTGGCGCAGCGCGTGATGAACACGCCGAGCGGCACCTGGATTCGCGGTGGGGGCTTCCTCCTGTCGGAGCTGGGACTGAACGGGTACCCGTCGGCGGCGCTGCTGGACGAGGTCAGTCCGCATCATCCGGTGCTGCTGTACTCGCGGGACCTGCACCTGAGCTGGGCGAACAGCGCGGCGCTGCGGCTCGCCGGGATTCACGAGGGCACGCTGGACCCGGAGGGTGGGCGGATCGTGCGGCCCCTGGGGTGCCTGCTGGAGCACGCGTCGGGCCTCGTGGCGCGCGTGATTCCGGAACCGACGGGCGCGGAGTACCTCGCGGCGGCGCGGGCGGGCGCGGCGGATCTGGCGGCGCGCGGGTACGTGAGTGCCCACACCATGGCCTTCGAGTCGCCCGAGGCCCCCCGCGCGTTGCAGACGCTGGCGCAGCAGGGGGAACTGCCGCTGCGGGTGTGGGCGTGCCTGCCACACGACCGCCTCGGGCATGCCCGCGCCCTGGGCTTGGCCCGCACGCCCGGCGGGCTGTTCCAGTGGGGCGGGGTGAAGTTCTTCGCGGACGGCGCGCTCGGCAGCCGCACCGCGTGGCTGCACGCGCCCGGCTTCGTGGACGGGTCCGGCACCGGCATGCCACTGGACCCACCTGAACTCATCGCGGAAGTGGGACGTGAGGCGATCGAACTGGGCCTGACCCCGGTCACGCACGCCATCGGGGACCGCGCGAACACCGAGGTCCTGAACGCCTACGACCGCCTGCGCCCCCACGCCGAGGCGCGCGGCATCCGCCTGCGCGTCGAGCACGCCCAGCACCTGCGTGCCGAGGACCTCCCGCGCTTCCGGGGCCTGACCGCCAGCGTGCAGCCCATCCACCTCCAGGCGGACGGCCCGATGATCCGCGAACTGATGCCGCACCTGGAGGGCCTCAGTTACGCCGTCCGCTCGCTGCGGGACGCCGGGGCGGTCCTCGCGTTCGGCAGCGATGCGCCGGTCGCGCCGCCGGAGTACCGCGCGAACTTCGCCGCCGCGATCACCCGCGTGGACGACAGCGGAGCGCGCCTCGCCCCCGAGCAGGCCCTGACCGAACACGACGTCCTGTGGGCCCACACGCGCGGCCCCGCCCTCGCCGCCGGCTGGGACGACGAGGGCATCATCCGCCCCGGCGCCCGCGCCGCCTTCACCCTCTGGGACCGCCTCGGGGGCAACGCCCAGGCGCTGGTACTGGAGGGTTGA
- a CDS encoding YebC/PmpR family DNA-binding transcriptional regulator — MAGHSKWSQIKRKKGANDSKRSAMYSKHIRAIQAAVRSGGTGDPAGNLSLKNAIAAAKAATVPVDNIENAIKRAVGAGEGAADYKEQTYEGYGPGGTAIFIETLTDNVNRTVADIRAVFNKRGGSLGTSGSVAWQFEKKGVILLTDTSEQAQETAIEHGAEDIQESDEGLEISTGPADLYAVQDALTAAGFTIESVQITMIPSNTVAVNSDDAKKLMTLIDALEDLDDVQNVYSNADLPDEE, encoded by the coding sequence ATGGCCGGTCACAGCAAGTGGTCTCAGATCAAACGCAAGAAGGGTGCCAACGACAGTAAACGCAGCGCGATGTACAGCAAGCACATCCGCGCCATTCAGGCCGCCGTCCGCTCCGGCGGCACCGGCGACCCCGCCGGGAACCTCAGCCTGAAAAACGCCATCGCCGCCGCGAAGGCCGCCACCGTCCCCGTGGACAACATCGAGAACGCCATCAAACGCGCCGTCGGCGCGGGCGAGGGCGCAGCCGACTACAAGGAACAGACCTACGAAGGCTACGGCCCCGGCGGCACCGCCATCTTCATCGAGACGCTGACCGACAACGTCAACCGCACCGTCGCCGACATCCGCGCCGTGTTCAACAAACGCGGCGGCAGCCTCGGCACCAGCGGCAGCGTCGCGTGGCAGTTCGAGAAGAAAGGCGTCATCCTCCTGACCGACACCAGCGAACAGGCCCAGGAAACCGCCATCGAACACGGCGCCGAGGACATCCAGGAATCCGACGAGGGCCTGGAGATCAGCACCGGACCCGCCGACCTGTACGCCGTGCAGGACGCCCTGACCGCCGCCGGATTCACCATCGAGAGCGTCCAGATCACCATGATCCCCAGCAACACCGTCGCCGTGAACAGCGACGACGCGAAGAAACTCATGACCCTGATCGACGCCCTCGAGGACCTCGACGACGTCCAGAACGTCTACAGCAACGCCGACCTCCCCGACGAGGAATAA
- a CDS encoding sugar phosphate nucleotidyltransferase encodes MKGLILAAGRGSRLLPLSATRPKHAVPVAGVPIIVRAVQALRQAGVQDIGIVTSPSSEQDLRDATQHSGHLTFIRQYDPLGTGHAVLTARHFLEGSSTLLYLGDNLFEDALTPLISALRYGDAAIGVKEVTNPQAFGVAVVRAGRLLRLVEKPRTPESNLAACGVFTFKPVLIDVLEDLPHSTRGEIEFPQALTQLLTQGGQVRAVEFKGFWSDAGSPEDLLSANTHYLSHLTPCQDGRVERSTVTGPVVIEAGAVVEDSVLQGPVWIGPHAVVRGATLGPFVSVGAHARVDSAQVTVSLIDEFARILHPARPIHRSLIGRHALVTAPSDTGLQMVIGDRSVMRM; translated from the coding sequence GTGAAAGGGCTGATTCTGGCCGCCGGGCGCGGCAGCCGCCTGCTGCCCCTGAGCGCCACGCGGCCCAAGCATGCCGTGCCGGTCGCGGGCGTGCCGATCATCGTGCGGGCCGTGCAGGCGCTGCGGCAGGCCGGCGTGCAGGACATCGGCATCGTGACCAGCCCGTCCAGCGAGCAGGACCTGCGCGACGCCACGCAGCACAGTGGACACCTGACGTTCATCCGCCAGTACGACCCGCTGGGCACCGGGCACGCCGTGCTGACCGCCCGGCACTTCCTGGAGGGCAGTTCCACCCTGCTGTATCTGGGCGACAACCTCTTCGAGGATGCCCTGACGCCCCTGATCAGCGCCCTGCGCTACGGGGACGCCGCGATCGGCGTGAAGGAGGTCACGAATCCGCAGGCGTTCGGCGTGGCGGTCGTGCGGGCCGGGCGCCTGCTGCGCCTTGTCGAGAAGCCCCGCACGCCGGAAAGCAACCTCGCAGCCTGCGGTGTCTTCACGTTTAAACCCGTCCTGATCGACGTGCTGGAGGACCTGCCACACAGCACGCGCGGCGAGATCGAGTTCCCGCAGGCCCTGACGCAGCTGCTCACGCAGGGCGGCCAGGTGCGGGCCGTGGAGTTCAAGGGCTTCTGGAGCGACGCGGGCAGCCCCGAGGACCTCCTGAGCGCAAACACCCACTACCTGTCCCATCTGACGCCCTGCCAGGACGGGCGGGTGGAGCGCAGCACCGTGACCGGCCCGGTCGTGATCGAGGCCGGCGCGGTCGTCGAGGACAGTGTCCTGCAGGGCCCCGTGTGGATCGGCCCGCACGCCGTGGTACGCGGCGCCACGCTGGGCCCCTTCGTGAGTGTCGGCGCGCACGCCCGCGTGGACAGCGCGCAGGTGACGGTCAGCCTGATCGACGAGTTCGCGCGCATCCTGCATCCGGCCCGGCCCATTCACCGCAGCCTGATCGGCCGGCACGCGCTGGTCACTGCGCCCAGCGACACCGGCCTGCAGATGGTCATCGGGGACCGCAGCGTCATGCGCATGTGA
- a CDS encoding alpha/beta fold hydrolase: MTGLNADDFDRDEEFQGADGVHFEHLNGADLYFEVQGDPTTEAPLVFLHGGPGYNSYSFQALFGEHIERPAVFLDQRGSGRSGPLEDTEQGADTLDLDTLVGDLEAVRNFLGAEQIIPLGHGFGALVALEYARRHPTRTARVIAVNPWVHFPQLALTLLEEASARRGAALTDPADDLRAQTPEGEHPAVGGARIEAAFALLNARDLLNALQFKDQASRMRLEFADAEGQLIGGGEVQEALVNQGLWEFEYPPFLTELRRPVFVITGAHDRTSYPEQVQWVADLADADVTVLDAGHYPWLDDEDAFAEALGDALTR; encoded by the coding sequence ATGACGGGCCTGAACGCAGACGACTTTGACCGTGACGAGGAGTTCCAGGGCGCGGACGGCGTTCATTTCGAGCATCTGAACGGCGCGGACCTGTACTTCGAGGTGCAGGGCGACCCGACCACCGAAGCGCCCCTGGTGTTCCTGCATGGCGGCCCCGGGTACAACAGCTACTCCTTCCAGGCGCTGTTCGGCGAGCACATCGAACGACCCGCGGTGTTCCTCGATCAGCGCGGCTCCGGGCGCAGCGGCCCGCTGGAGGACACTGAGCAGGGCGCCGATACGCTGGACCTCGACACGCTGGTGGGCGACCTGGAGGCCGTGCGGAACTTCCTGGGTGCCGAGCAGATCATCCCGCTGGGGCACGGGTTCGGGGCGCTGGTGGCGCTGGAGTACGCCCGGCGCCATCCGACCCGCACGGCGCGCGTGATCGCCGTGAACCCCTGGGTGCACTTCCCGCAGCTGGCCCTGACGCTGCTGGAGGAAGCCAGTGCGCGGCGCGGCGCGGCCCTGACCGACCCGGCCGACGACCTGCGCGCCCAGACTCCCGAGGGCGAGCACCCGGCGGTGGGCGGCGCGCGGATCGAGGCGGCGTTCGCGCTGCTGAACGCCCGCGACCTGCTGAACGCCCTGCAGTTCAAGGATCAGGCGAGCCGCATGCGCCTGGAGTTCGCGGACGCCGAGGGACAGCTCATCGGCGGCGGCGAGGTGCAGGAGGCGCTCGTGAACCAGGGCCTGTGGGAGTTCGAGTACCCGCCGTTCCTGACCGAACTGCGCCGCCCCGTGTTCGTGATCACCGGCGCGCACGACCGCACCAGCTACCCCGAGCAGGTGCAGTGGGTCGCGGACCTCGCAGACGCGGACGTGACCGTGCTGGACGCCGGGCACTACCCCTGGCTGGACGACGAGGACGCCTTCGCCGAGGCGCTGGGCGACGCCCTGACCCGCTGA
- a CDS encoding response regulator transcription factor produces the protein MEQRILLIEDNPDITRVVQYELEQAGYRVLAAPDGVTGLTAAREHTPDLVILDLGLPDFDGAEIARRLRKTSSVPIIILTAMDAVDRKVNLLEAGADDYMTKPFHPEELVARVKVQLRHQQHGEVISIGPLEIHPQKRLCHYNGHEVRLSPKEFDLLTFLARQPGRVYSRQEIEREVWNGELPSNSNVVDVHMANMRAKLRDLDGYGIIRTVRGIGYALKTP, from the coding sequence ATGGAGCAACGCATTCTGCTGATCGAGGACAATCCGGATATCACCCGCGTCGTGCAGTACGAACTGGAACAGGCCGGGTACCGCGTGCTGGCCGCTCCGGACGGCGTGACCGGCCTCACCGCCGCCCGCGAGCACACCCCGGATCTGGTCATCCTGGACCTGGGTCTGCCCGACTTCGACGGCGCGGAAATCGCCCGCCGCCTGCGCAAGACCAGCAGCGTGCCCATCATCATCCTGACCGCCATGGACGCCGTGGACCGCAAGGTGAACCTGCTGGAGGCCGGTGCGGACGACTACATGACCAAACCCTTCCACCCCGAGGAACTCGTGGCGCGCGTGAAGGTGCAGCTCCGGCACCAGCAGCACGGCGAGGTCATCAGCATCGGGCCGCTGGAGATCCACCCGCAGAAACGCCTGTGCCACTACAACGGCCACGAGGTGCGCCTGTCCCCGAAGGAATTCGACCTGCTGACCTTCCTGGCCCGCCAGCCGGGCCGCGTGTACTCCCGTCAGGAGATCGAACGGGAAGTCTGGAACGGCGAATTGCCCAGCAACAGCAACGTCGTGGACGTGCACATGGCGAATATGCGCGCCAAGCTGCGCGACCTCGACGGGTACGGCATCATCCGCACCGTGCGCGGCATCGGCTACGCCCTGAAGACCCCCTGA
- a CDS encoding TerC family protein, which translates to MTPWLGTPAWMWLLFLTVVAALLAFDLGVLTRRRARRAAEQGEEQTISVASSLKLSAFYIVLALIFGAWIWSTLGAESGMAYLTGFAVEKALALDNVFVISIIFAALAIPRHLQHRVLFWGILGVIVLRGIMIGLGAALVTQFDWIMWIFGAFLLLTGVKLLFTKGGHDQAPDLERHPVVRALRRVMPISPRLDGQKFLTRQPDAQGRVRLHATPLLLALLMVEFADLVFAVDSIPAIFAITQDPFIVYTSNIFAILGLRALYFALDALIHRFSALKPALALVLVFIGGKIFYNQFYGKLDPAISLGVTVGILAGGVLVSLWRTRTAAQATD; encoded by the coding sequence ATGACCCCCTGGCTCGGCACGCCCGCCTGGATGTGGCTGCTCTTCCTGACCGTCGTGGCCGCGCTGCTGGCCTTCGACCTGGGCGTTCTGACCCGACGCCGTGCCCGCCGCGCCGCCGAGCAGGGCGAGGAGCAGACGATCAGCGTCGCCAGCAGCCTGAAACTGAGTGCCTTCTACATCGTCCTGGCGCTGATCTTCGGCGCGTGGATCTGGTCCACCCTCGGCGCCGAGAGCGGCATGGCGTACCTGACCGGCTTCGCCGTCGAGAAGGCCCTAGCACTCGACAACGTGTTCGTGATCAGCATCATCTTCGCGGCGCTGGCCATCCCCCGGCACCTCCAGCACCGCGTGCTGTTCTGGGGCATCCTGGGCGTCATCGTCCTGCGCGGCATCATGATCGGCCTGGGCGCGGCGCTCGTCACGCAGTTCGACTGGATCATGTGGATCTTCGGCGCGTTCCTGCTGCTGACCGGCGTGAAACTGCTATTCACGAAGGGCGGCCACGACCAGGCGCCCGACCTGGAGCGGCACCCGGTCGTGCGGGCCCTGCGGCGCGTCATGCCGATCAGTCCCCGCCTGGACGGGCAGAAGTTCCTGACCCGTCAGCCCGACGCGCAGGGCCGCGTCCGGCTGCACGCCACGCCGCTGCTGCTGGCCCTGCTGATGGTCGAGTTCGCGGACCTGGTGTTCGCCGTGGACAGCATCCCCGCGATCTTCGCGATCACGCAGGACCCGTTCATCGTGTACACCAGCAACATCTTCGCGATCCTGGGCCTGCGCGCCCTGTACTTCGCGCTGGACGCCCTGATTCACCGCTTCAGCGCCCTGAAACCCGCGCTGGCGCTGGTGCTGGTGTTCATCGGCGGCAAGATCTTCTACAACCAGTTCTACGGCAAGCTCGACCCCGCCATCAGCCTGGGCGTCACGGTCGGCATTCTCGCGGGCGGCGTGCTCGTCAGCCTCTGGCGCACCCGCACCGCGGCCCAGGCCACCGACTGA